One Pecten maximus chromosome 7, xPecMax1.1, whole genome shotgun sequence genomic window carries:
- the LOC117331116 gene encoding carbohydrate sulfotransferase 11-like, whose product MILDDKLRVGFCPIQKVGSTFWRRVLEYCGDKRSYSSVFAVKWFDMKTPHIEKYGKRGPALLNSSLKFMFVRNPYQRLFSGWVDKLLSSNPLYWDKIGLKVKKFLYKNTTSVCGHDVTFSDMVKYFIHSERSNVKRDPHFIPMYDHCSPCHHTFDFIGTMETFSTDAEHLLKIISNRSHVNISMEDIEDAGYDSLYDHTTRLYRFVKDTLRCVSFYEAMQRTWRNLQIRGYLGMNVSVPFTREEADSVVKEEFLGALITAYESSGTKAYRRANRRNALLEAYGTVDNADLEKLRRIFKPDWVLFGYSDRPIEIFELSRHYKNSFSFFRIFK is encoded by the coding sequence ATGATACTGGATGACAAACTGAGGGTAGGTTTTTGTCCTATTCAGAAAGTTGGATCTACATTCTGGCGTCGTGTTTTAGAGTACTGTGGTGATAAGCGGAGTTATTCTTCTGTATTTGCTGTTAAATGGTTTGACATGAAGACACCCCATATAGAGAAGTACGGGAAAAGAGGACCAGCTCTTCTTAACAGTTCACTGAAGTTCATGTTCGTGAGAAACCCATACCAGCGGCTATTTTCGGGTTGGGTGGACAAGCTTCTATCCTCCAATCCCTTGTACTGGGATAAGATTGGACTGAAAGTCAAgaagtttttatataaaaacactACATCTGTTTGTGGACACGACGTTACCTTTTCAGATATggtgaaatattttattcattcgGAACGATCTAACGTCAAACGGGATCCTCATTTCATACCAATGTACGACCATTGCAGTCCATGTCACCATACTTTCGATTTCATTGGAACAATGGAAACGTTCAGCACTGATGCTGAACATTTGCTGAAAATAATCTCGAATCGTTCACATGTCAATATTTCAATGGAAGACATAGAAGATGCTGGGTATGATAGCTTGTACGACCACACTACACGTTTGTACCGGTTCGTGAAAGACACATTAAGATGTGTCAGTTTTTACGAGGCTATGCAGAGAACATGGCGGAATCTGCAGATACGCGGTTACCTCGGTATGAACGTGAGTGTACCGTTCACGCGGGAGGAGGCGGACTCGGTGGTAAAGGAGGAATTTCTGGGCGCCCTCATCACAGCGTACGAGTCTTCCGGTACTAAAGCGTACCGCAGGGCTAACAGACGAAATGCATTGCTGGAAGCATATGGAACTGTAGATAACGCTGATCTAGAAAAACTGCGTCGAATATTTAAACCGGATTGGGTTTTGTTTGGGTACAGTGATCGACCTATTGAAATCTTTGAGTTATCCCGGCACTACAAAAACTCGTTCAGTTTCTTtagaattttcaaataa
- the LOC117331861 gene encoding carbohydrate sulfotransferase 8-like yields the protein MADFPKSHKSKLQIALVILILVTLAVVYQGNTFHQPAILRTVSQWSGRAGLTEYWAEDDSTSTTTEPLSTTSTVPPLILRRNFHKHYDFGEVHQQRKNTIERVCDKSQHGYYGKSKGTTVAKRLVIDNRHHLVYCAVQKVGSTFLRSLLRIVSSEGEKNVDSRWKRVNRKEIKDFTEFHYFLTSSFKMMFTREPYSRLFSGYVDKLFTVNTLYWKITGTYIKNKILQHGKKPPTFCGHDITFPQFIKYVIESEKTGEHTDRHFTPIYEHCRPCQIPYDFIGKMETFANDSLILLNAWNRRYGINISFDDFEAETALQRAISHTSRLYSMRTKLEKCTSFYVGMQRIWKNLQIRGILPKTAQLPFTPSESMNVSRTQLVEALTKAIQGVSDRAALRQQKKESLIQAYRQVPMEDLVKLREVVRPDCELFGYNVSPDYIFKRSDSSDSNSFKYFEINELP from the exons ATGGCGGATTTTCCGAAATCACACAAATCCAAACTACAAATTGCATTGGTGATTTTAATTCTGGTTACGTTAGCTGTTGTCTATCAAG GTAACACTTTCCACCAGCCGGCCATTTTGAGAACAGTATCACAATGGTCAGGTCGTGCTGGATTGACAGAATATTGGGCTGAAGATGACTCTACAAGTACTACCACCGAACCATTGTCCACAACATCTACAGTACCACCATTAATCCTTAGAAGG aattTTCATAAACATTACGACTTTGGTGAGGTCCACCAGCAGAGAAAGAACACTATCGAACGTGTCTGTGACAAAAGCCAACACGGCTATTACGGGAAGTCAAAAGGTACTACCGTGGCCAAAAGACTGGTAATCGACAATCGTCATCATCTCGTCTATTGTGCTGTTCAAAAGGTTGGCTCAACGTTTTTACGAAGTCTTTTGCGCATTGTTAGCTCAGAAGGGGAGAAAAATGTCGACAGCCGATGGAAGCGAGTCAATAGAAAAGAAATTAAAGACTTTACTGAATTCCATTATTTTCTAACGAGTTCGTTTAAAATGATGTTTACTCGTGAGCCTTACAGTAGACTGTTTTCAGGATATGTTGATAAACTGTTTACTGTCAATACTTTGTACTGGAAGATTACAGGAAcatacattaaaaataaaattctgcAACACGGTAAAAAGCCGCCGACCTTTTGTGGACATGATATAACTTTCCCACAATTTATTAAGTACGTCATTGAATCAGAGAAAACTGGTGAACACACTGATAGACATTTTACGCCCATATACGAACACTGCCGACCGTGCCAGATACCTTACGATTTTATAGGAAAAATGGAAACATTTGCGAATGATTCGCTTATTTTACTGAATGCTTGGAACAGACGATATggaatcaatatttcatttgatgattttgagGCAGAGACGGCCTTACAGAGGGCCATTTCCCACACAAGTCGTCTATACAGTATGCGAACAAAGCTTGAAAAATGTACATCGTTTTATGTTGGCATGCAGCGAATATGGAAGAATCTACAAATTCGAGGAATTTTACCGAAAACTGCACAACTTCCATTTACCCCATCAGAATCTATGAATGTGAGTAGAACACAGCTAGTGGAGGCATTGACGAAAGCTATTCAGGGTGTCAGCGACCGAGCAGCACTACGTCAACAGAAGAAAGAGTCTCTGATACAGGCCTATAGACAGGTTCCTATGGAGGACCTCGTCAAACTTAGGGAGGTAGTCAGGCCCGACTGTGAGCTATTCGGGTACAATGTCTCGCCtgattacatatttaaacgtagTGATTCTTCTGACTCTAATTCTTtcaagtattttgaaataaatgaattaccttAG